A genomic region of Gemmatimonadota bacterium contains the following coding sequences:
- a CDS encoding DNA translocase FtsK, with the protein MSRKRTKKQTRKSRGSTQERWLDPEQQREILAYGLIALAVLVGLALVPVSWLGERGTEWFPSGNVIGAVGRGTARVLAGAFGFAAAFVPVILLAAGLERGEWLSPRRAFRTVALAAGLLVLLPIGWQVVAPLGTAGGRWGGWAAEPLSTAFGWVGALILCGVALLVLIVATLRVSPVRPLGRALVQGGEVLGRTAVRARESFRVAPSADEAREVDWDEATRGDPDDVVVAAPDDEEDVEAGEDVADDEEVDEDDLEEEEPVVAAPTRARPERAKRKPRETVAAVAPETEEEAPGPRTLPPLDLLYAPPEEERQGMQEELDRLGEVLVEKLRTFNVECTLGGRTTGPVVTQFEVVPAPGVKVNRIANLDADLALAMKAKSIRIVAPIPGKGAVGVEIPNPEPLSVPLREVLEARAFQAGRGSLPLALGRDLNGQPYVADLAKMPHVLIAGATGSGKSVCLNTIITSLVYRHTPETLRLLMIDPKMVELSTYGDLPHLRHSVVTDPKDAAAVLKWAVLEMERRYALLSVNGVRSLAEFNKRLRSGGVVRRSEPDGPDGDPDRWLYTDGLLPFIVVVVDELADLMMSVQSEVEKPLTQLAQKARAIGIHLIVATQRPSVNVITGLIKANFPTRIAFRVASKTDSRTILDQNGADALLGNGDMLFLPPGQSEPVRMQGAFISTEETDALMAWYRSERDAKRARLAGDPDVEEPESDDAEEDILELVRAREAEDGDQFDLDPDGALAYDELFRSAAEVCIQHKQGSTSLLQRKLRIGYGRAARIVDQLHEAGVLGPPDGSKPREVLIGHDGLDLLMSGLDERGR; encoded by the coding sequence GCGAGCGCGGCACGGAGTGGTTCCCGTCCGGCAACGTCATCGGCGCGGTGGGGCGGGGCACCGCGCGGGTCCTGGCCGGCGCCTTCGGCTTCGCCGCCGCCTTCGTGCCCGTGATCCTGTTGGCCGCGGGCCTGGAGCGCGGGGAGTGGCTGTCCCCGCGGCGGGCCTTCCGGACCGTCGCGCTCGCCGCCGGCCTGCTCGTCCTGCTGCCCATCGGCTGGCAGGTCGTCGCGCCCCTGGGCACGGCCGGGGGCCGGTGGGGGGGGTGGGCGGCCGAACCGCTCTCGACGGCCTTCGGGTGGGTCGGCGCCTTGATCCTCTGCGGGGTCGCGCTCCTGGTGCTGATCGTGGCCACCCTGCGCGTAAGCCCGGTCCGTCCGTTGGGGCGGGCCCTGGTGCAGGGTGGGGAGGTGCTGGGTCGCACCGCCGTGCGGGCCCGGGAATCCTTCCGGGTCGCTCCCTCGGCCGACGAGGCCCGGGAGGTGGACTGGGACGAGGCCACCCGCGGCGACCCCGACGACGTGGTCGTGGCGGCCCCGGACGACGAGGAGGACGTCGAAGCCGGCGAGGACGTCGCCGACGACGAGGAGGTCGACGAGGACGACCTCGAAGAGGAGGAGCCCGTGGTCGCGGCTCCGACCCGCGCCCGCCCCGAGCGGGCGAAGCGCAAGCCGCGCGAGACGGTCGCGGCCGTCGCGCCCGAGACGGAGGAGGAGGCGCCCGGACCGCGCACGCTGCCGCCGCTCGATCTCCTCTACGCGCCTCCCGAGGAGGAGCGGCAGGGCATGCAGGAGGAGCTCGACCGGCTGGGTGAGGTCCTGGTGGAGAAGCTCCGCACGTTCAACGTGGAGTGCACCCTGGGCGGGCGCACGACGGGCCCGGTGGTCACCCAGTTCGAGGTCGTGCCCGCGCCCGGCGTGAAGGTGAATCGCATCGCGAACCTCGATGCCGACCTGGCCCTGGCCATGAAGGCCAAGAGCATCCGCATCGTCGCCCCGATCCCCGGCAAGGGCGCCGTCGGCGTGGAGATCCCCAATCCCGAGCCGCTGTCCGTGCCGCTGCGCGAGGTGCTCGAGGCGCGCGCCTTCCAGGCCGGTCGGGGCAGCCTCCCGCTCGCGCTGGGCCGCGACCTGAACGGCCAGCCCTATGTGGCCGACCTGGCCAAGATGCCGCACGTGCTGATCGCGGGCGCCACCGGGTCCGGGAAGTCCGTCTGCCTGAACACCATCATCACGAGCCTGGTCTACCGGCACACGCCCGAGACGCTGCGGCTGTTGATGATCGATCCCAAGATGGTGGAGCTGTCCACCTACGGGGACCTGCCCCACCTGCGGCATTCGGTGGTGACCGACCCCAAGGACGCGGCGGCCGTCCTCAAGTGGGCCGTGCTGGAGATGGAGCGGCGCTATGCGCTGCTGTCCGTCAACGGGGTGCGCTCGCTCGCCGAGTTCAACAAGCGTCTGCGCTCGGGCGGCGTGGTACGCCGCTCGGAACCCGACGGCCCGGACGGAGATCCGGATCGCTGGCTGTACACGGATGGTCTGTTGCCGTTCATCGTCGTGGTGGTCGACGAGCTCGCCGACCTGATGATGAGCGTGCAGAGCGAGGTGGAGAAGCCGCTCACCCAGCTGGCCCAGAAGGCGCGCGCCATCGGGATCCATCTCATCGTGGCCACGCAGCGTCCGAGCGTGAACGTCATCACGGGCCTCATCAAGGCCAACTTCCCGACGCGGATCGCCTTCCGCGTGGCGTCCAAGACGGACTCGCGCACGATCCTGGACCAGAACGGCGCGGACGCGCTGCTCGGCAACGGGGACATGCTGTTCCTCCCGCCGGGCCAGAGCGAGCCGGTGCGCATGCAAGGCGCGTTCATCTCCACCGAGGAGACGGACGCGCTCATGGCCTGGTATCGCTCGGAGCGCGATGCCAAGCGCGCGCGGCTCGCCGGGGATCCGGACGTCGAGGAGCCGGAGTCCGACGACGCCGAGGAGGACATCCTGGAACTGGTGCGCGCCCGCGAGGCGGAGGACGGCGACCAGTTCGACCTGGATCCGGACGGTGCCCTGGCCTACGACGAGCTGTTCCGGTCGGCCGCCGAGGTGTGCATCCAGCACAAGCAGGGCTCGACCTCGCTGCTGCAGCGCAAGCTGCGCATCGGGTACGGTCGGGCGGCCCGCATCGTGGACCAGCTGCACGAGGCCGGTGTGCTCGGTCCGCCCGACGGCTCCAAGCCGCGGGAGGTGCTCATCGGGCACGACGGTCTCGACCTGCTGATGAGCGGCCTGGACGAGCGGGGCCGCTAG